The stretch of DNA CCTTAAGGCTTATTGGAAAGGCAGGAGAATACCTTGAGGTAAGGGGAGAAGTTTATCTTCCAAAGGGAGGGCTTGATATAATAAATGAAGAAAGGATAAAAGAAAACCTTCCTCCATTTGTAAATACAAGGAATGCAGCATCTGGTTCTCTCCACCTACTTGACCCATCTATTGTTGCAAAGAGGCCATTAAGAATCTTCATCCATACACTTGGCTCCTCAACCCTGCCCTACAAAACACATTACGATGCCTTAAATAGCTTTTTACAATTTGGCTTGCCTGTGAATCCTAATTTTATCATTACAAAGGATACCTCAAAGATAAAAGAATATTATGATATTTGGGAAAAAAGTAGTAAATCATTGGATTATGATACAGATGGCGTTGTTCTAAAAGTAAATCAATATGAGCTTCAAAATTTGCTTGGGACTACAGCAAGAAGCCTAAGGTATGCAACTGCATTTAAGTTTAAGGCAGAAGAGGCTTCCACAAGGCTTTTGGATATAAAGATTCAGGTTGGCCGTACTGGATGCCTTACACCTGTTGCTATTTTAGAGCCTGTTAAGCTTGCTGGTGCAATAATATCAAGGGCAACATTGCACAATGAAGATGAGATAAAGAAAAAGGATATAAGAATAGGTGATAGGGTAATTGTTGAAAGAAGCGGAGATGTTATCCCAAAGGTTATAGGTGTAATTCCATCCCCCAAAAGAAACAAGCCCTATGAATTTCCAAAAACCTGCCCTGTTTGTAATTCTCCTGTTGTAAGACAGGAGGATGAGGCAAGAATATATTGCACAGGGATAGGTTGTTCTGCCCAGATAAAAAGGCGTATTGAATACTTTGCCTCTCGTTCCTGCCTTGATATAGATGGCTTGGGAGAAAGGGTAGTTTCGCAATTGGTAGATTATGGCTTACTCAAAAGAATAGAGGATATATATAAATTAAAAAAGGAGAATTTAGCATCTCTTCCTGGATGGGCTTCTAAAAAGGCAGAAAACCTTATAAACGCAATAATAGAAAGCAAGAAAAAGCCATTAAATAGGCTTATAAATGGACTTGGAATCCCAGGGGTTGGCTCTACAACATCCATTCTTTTAGAAGAAACATTTGGCTCTTTAGATAATCTTATGAAGGCATCTTATGAAGATTTAATTTCCATTTATGAAATAGGGTCAAGGACAGCAGAAGGGATAATCTCATTCTTTTCCCAGGAAGATGT from bacterium encodes:
- the ligA gene encoding NAD-dependent DNA ligase LigA, translating into MEIKEEIEKLREEIREHDYRYYVLSLPVISDYEYDQLLSRLKRLESEHPELITADSPTQRVSGKPLDEFLKVAHKIPMLSLDNTYSFGEVLEFIERVKKGLGFEPELVCELKIDGVGVSLVYENGIFTRGITRGDGNVGDDITMNLKTISSLPLRLIGKAGEYLEVRGEVYLPKGGLDIINEERIKENLPPFVNTRNAASGSLHLLDPSIVAKRPLRIFIHTLGSSTLPYKTHYDALNSFLQFGLPVNPNFIITKDTSKIKEYYDIWEKSSKSLDYDTDGVVLKVNQYELQNLLGTTARSLRYATAFKFKAEEASTRLLDIKIQVGRTGCLTPVAILEPVKLAGAIISRATLHNEDEIKKKDIRIGDRVIVERSGDVIPKVIGVIPSPKRNKPYEFPKTCPVCNSPVVRQEDEARIYCTGIGCSAQIKRRIEYFASRSCLDIDGLGERVVSQLVDYGLLKRIEDIYKLKKENLASLPGWASKKAENLINAIIESKKKPLNRLINGLGIPGVGSTTSILLEETFGSLDNLMKASYEDLISIYEIGSRTAEGIISFFSQEDVIKLIKALKDYGLNMESKEKKELPYKEKEFVITGTIPGITRDSLKKTIEELGGIVKESISKKTSYLIVGEKPGGKLKEAEKMNIPIIDGNSFTTELLPNLNKKISVTY